A genomic stretch from Candidatus Thiothrix anitrata includes:
- a CDS encoding methionine gamma-lyase, with amino-acid sequence MSKPTHETLGFSTRAIHHAYDAYAGTGDLNPPVHMSSTYTFPTVEDGMKRFAGEQQGFVYSRVGNPTTVLLEQRLADLEGGEAALVTASGMGATAALLWTLLKPGDEIIADKTLYGCTYAFFNHGLAKFGVTITHVDMADPANLAAAISAKTRIVFFESPANPNMRLVDIPAVAAIAHQHDNCKVVVDNTYCTPYLQRPLELGADYVVHSATKYLGGHGDLIAGAIVGDAETLTQVRFYGIKDMTGAVMSSQDAFLVLRGLKTLALRMDRHCQNAQAIAAFLANHPAVAACHYPGLESFPQYALAQRQMAQPGGMIAFELKGGFEAGCRFMNALKLITRAVSLGDAESLAQHPASMTHSTYTPEERAEHMISEGLVRISAGLEDIADLLRDVEQALAA; translated from the coding sequence ATGAGTAAACCAACCCACGAAACACTCGGATTTTCCACCCGCGCAATCCACCATGCTTACGACGCTTATGCAGGCACGGGCGACTTAAATCCGCCGGTACACATGAGTTCCACCTACACCTTCCCCACGGTGGAAGACGGCATGAAACGTTTCGCGGGCGAACAACAGGGTTTCGTGTATTCGCGTGTTGGCAACCCCACCACGGTACTACTGGAACAACGCCTCGCTGATTTGGAAGGCGGGGAAGCGGCGTTGGTGACAGCCTCCGGCATGGGCGCAACCGCCGCGCTGTTGTGGACGCTGCTCAAACCGGGCGATGAAATCATTGCCGATAAAACGCTGTACGGTTGCACTTATGCGTTTTTCAATCACGGGCTGGCGAAATTCGGCGTAACCATTACCCACGTCGATATGGCTGACCCCGCCAATCTTGCGGCTGCGATTAGTGCGAAAACCCGCATCGTATTCTTTGAATCGCCCGCCAACCCCAATATGCGCTTGGTGGATATTCCGGCGGTTGCAGCCATTGCCCACCAACACGACAACTGCAAAGTGGTGGTTGATAACACTTATTGCACCCCTTATTTGCAACGCCCGCTGGAATTGGGCGCGGATTACGTGGTGCATTCCGCCACTAAATACCTCGGCGGACACGGCGATTTGATTGCCGGAGCGATTGTCGGTGATGCGGAAACGCTGACTCAAGTACGCTTTTACGGCATCAAAGATATGACCGGCGCGGTGATGTCATCGCAGGATGCGTTTCTGGTGTTGCGTGGTTTGAAAACCCTCGCGCTGCGGATGGATCGGCACTGCCAAAATGCGCAAGCGATTGCCGCCTTCCTTGCCAATCACCCCGCCGTCGCAGCCTGCCATTACCCCGGTCTAGAAAGTTTCCCGCAATACGCTTTGGCACAGCGGCAAATGGCACAACCGGGCGGCATGATTGCGTTTGAACTCAAAGGCGGCTTTGAAGCAGGTTGCCGTTTCATGAACGCACTCAAACTGATCACCCGCGCGGTAAGCCTCGGCGATGCGGAAAGTCTGGCACAACACCCCGCGAGCATGACGCATTCCACCTATACGCCCGAAGAACGTGCAGAACACATGATCAGCGAAGGGCTGGTGCGGATTTCAGCGGGGCTGGAAGACATCGCAGATTTACTGCGGGATGTGGAACAAGCGTTGGCTGCGTAA
- a CDS encoding Fic family protein, whose amino-acid sequence MTWNWQQPDWPNFSFDPLKLMPLETAFAHESGLLLGAFTHLTEDNRTQLKVEMVSNEAMQTSAIEGEYLNRDSVQSSIRRQFGLQTDRRQVTPAEYGIAEMMVNLYTHFQQPLSHQTLFDWHSMLLNGRRDLQMIGAYRTHLEAMQVVSGRLDDPKIHFEAPPSEWVAAEMATFVDWFNRTETSAPHALPPLIRAGIAHLYFVSIHPFEDGNGRIARALAEKALAQGLGQPTLIALAHTIEQHKKAYYAELEWANKDNDIQRWLAYFAETVLAAVRHSRQQVEFLIGKTRLYDQVRGKLNPRQEKVVARLFAEGIGGFNGGMSAKNYISLTNASRATATRDLQDLVELGLLHKTGELRYARYCINLAVCIDN is encoded by the coding sequence ATGACATGGAACTGGCAACAACCCGACTGGCCTAACTTCAGCTTCGACCCGCTGAAGCTGATGCCGTTGGAAACCGCTTTTGCGCACGAATCCGGCTTACTGCTGGGCGCATTCACGCACCTGACGGAAGACAACCGCACCCAATTGAAAGTGGAAATGGTCAGCAACGAAGCCATGCAAACCTCGGCGATTGAAGGCGAATACCTCAACCGTGACAGTGTGCAGTCGTCGATTCGGCGGCAATTCGGCTTGCAAACCGATCGGCGGCAAGTGACACCTGCGGAATACGGCATTGCGGAAATGATGGTGAATTTATACACCCACTTTCAGCAACCGCTGAGTCATCAAACACTGTTCGATTGGCATTCGATGTTGCTGAACGGGCGGCGGGATTTGCAAATGATTGGCGCGTACCGCACGCATTTGGAAGCCATGCAGGTGGTTTCTGGGCGGCTGGACGATCCCAAGATACATTTTGAAGCCCCGCCTTCCGAATGGGTTGCTGCGGAAATGGCTACCTTTGTGGACTGGTTCAACCGTACCGAAACCAGCGCACCGCACGCATTGCCGCCCCTGATCCGCGCAGGTATTGCCCACCTGTATTTCGTCAGCATCCACCCGTTTGAAGACGGCAATGGGCGTATTGCCCGCGCCTTGGCAGAAAAAGCCCTTGCACAGGGTTTGGGGCAACCCACGCTGATTGCGCTTGCCCACACCATCGAACAGCACAAAAAAGCCTATTACGCCGAGCTGGAATGGGCGAACAAAGATAATGACATTCAACGTTGGTTGGCGTATTTCGCGGAAACCGTGCTGGCGGCAGTGCGCCATTCACGCCAGCAAGTCGAATTCCTAATCGGCAAAACTCGCTTGTATGACCAAGTACGCGGCAAACTGAATCCACGTCAGGAAAAGGTCGTGGCGCGGCTATTTGCGGAAGGCATCGGCGGGTTCAACGGCGGTATGAGCGCGAAAAACTACATCAGTTTGACGAATGCCTCCCGCGCAACGGCTACCCGCGACCTGCAAGATCTGGTTGAATTGGGTCTGCTGCACAAAACCGGGGAATTGCGATATGCGCGTTATTGCATCAATTTAGCGGTGTGTATCGACAATTAG
- a CDS encoding DUF695 domain-containing protein produces the protein MTDNTSNPAEPSWTVVQQAAADEGLHLLRVLDVGVNFPFRNYPERFSILWEFAELDAEGLPSAAELTRMKDFENALCAVMQVDHAALLVMVFTEPAHREFIWLARNKSAFQNQLNAAEGLGEKLPITLDHETDAQGEFYLSYATKVVERLKPKP, from the coding sequence ATGACCGACAACACTAGCAACCCAGCCGAACCTTCGTGGACAGTGGTGCAACAAGCCGCAGCGGATGAAGGTTTACACCTGTTGCGGGTGCTGGATGTGGGGGTGAATTTCCCGTTTCGGAATTACCCCGAACGCTTCAGTATTTTGTGGGAGTTTGCCGAACTCGACGCAGAAGGCTTGCCCAGTGCAGCAGAACTCACTCGCATGAAAGATTTTGAAAACGCCTTGTGTGCGGTGATGCAAGTCGATCATGCCGCGTTATTGGTGATGGTGTTTACCGAGCCTGCCCACCGCGAGTTCATCTGGTTGGCACGCAATAAATCCGCCTTTCAGAACCAGCTCAATGCAGCGGAAGGTTTGGGTGAAAAACTCCCGATTACCCTTGATCATGAAACCGATGCGCAGGGCGAATTTTACTTGTCGTATGCGACGAAAGTGGTGGAGCGTTTGAAACCAAAACCATGA
- a CDS encoding protein N-terminal glutamine amidohydrolase: MKLPEREHYRYQPSYCEENIWHLCQQPEFQHSDVIVMASKGRFFPIRCQRKANTPTEPLLWDYHVVLLWYAAPDARYILDFDTTLAFCTPIADYFGQAFLDESLLKPRFVPLFRVMPSGEYAEKLLSDRRHMRDEYGWLAEPPSWPPTSVTESNLHKFTDMSDADYGQILTAAQLL; encoded by the coding sequence ATGAAACTGCCCGAACGGGAACATTACCGCTATCAGCCCAGCTATTGCGAAGAAAACATCTGGCATCTGTGTCAGCAGCCAGAATTTCAGCACAGTGATGTGATTGTGATGGCATCAAAAGGCAGGTTTTTCCCCATCCGCTGCCAGCGCAAAGCGAATACGCCAACTGAACCCCTGCTGTGGGATTACCACGTTGTGTTGCTGTGGTACGCCGCGCCGGATGCGCGTTATATTCTCGATTTCGACACCACTTTGGCATTTTGCACGCCTATCGCGGATTATTTTGGTCAAGCGTTTTTGGATGAATCCCTGTTAAAACCGAGGTTTGTACCGCTATTCCGGGTCATGCCTAGTGGGGAATATGCCGAAAAGCTGTTGAGCGACCGGCGGCACATGCGCGATGAATACGGCTGGCTGGCAGAACCTCCGTCTTGGCCGCCGACCAGCGTTACCGAAAGTAATTTGCACAAATTTACCGATATGAGCGACGCGGACTATGGGCAAATTCTGACGGCGGCACAGCTTTTGTGA
- the gloA gene encoding lactoylglutathione lyase, which translates to MRILHTMLRVIDLERSIAFYTNVLGMQLLRRKDYPAGEFTLAFIGYGDETDQTVLELTYNWGVDKYELGTAFGHIALEVPDVYAACEKMRAAGGKIIREAGPMNAGTTIIAFLEDPDGYQIELIGEKHQRG; encoded by the coding sequence ATGCGAATCCTTCACACCATGCTGCGCGTCATCGATCTGGAACGCTCGATTGCGTTTTACACCAATGTCCTCGGTATGCAACTGCTGCGCCGCAAAGATTACCCGGCGGGCGAATTCACCCTTGCCTTCATCGGTTATGGCGACGAAACCGACCAGACCGTGCTGGAGCTGACCTACAACTGGGGCGTGGACAAATACGAACTGGGGACGGCATTCGGGCATATCGCTCTGGAAGTACCGGATGTGTACGCCGCTTGCGAAAAAATGCGGGCAGCGGGCGGCAAGATCATCCGCGAAGCCGGGCCGATGAATGCGGGTACGACCATCATTGCGTTCCTCGAAGACCCGGATGGTTATCAGATTGAGCTGATTGGGGAGAAGCACCAGCGGGGTTGA
- a CDS encoding helix-turn-helix domain-containing protein, whose product MKTLEEKLQTLPAHRQQAIAARADALILEEMTLQALRKALTMTQEEMAARLQVNQENISRLEKRSDMKISTLQGYIEALGGKLNLTVDFPGRAPIRLQDIGAAV is encoded by the coding sequence ATGAAAACCCTAGAAGAAAAGTTACAAACATTGCCAGCACATCGCCAACAGGCCATTGCAGCCCGCGCTGATGCCCTGATTCTGGAGGAAATGACCCTGCAAGCCTTACGCAAAGCCCTGACCATGACACAAGAAGAAATGGCGGCGCGGTTGCAGGTAAATCAGGAAAACATTTCCCGGCTGGAAAAACGCTCCGATATGAAAATTTCGACCCTGCAAGGCTATATTGAAGCATTGGGCGGCAAGTTGAATCTGACCGTAGATTTTCCCGGTCGCGCACCTATCCGCTTGCAGGATATTGGTGCGGCAGTTTGA
- a CDS encoding DMT family transporter, producing the protein MKNRPALLAIVLTIIASVILAGMDSLGKGLMREFSTFQVTWARFLFHSIIVSLLFYGQGVRDFAVTRAPKTQLLRGLCMVGINTLLYMAIKTVSLAEATALMYLSPVLVTLFAGVFLGERILPRHLLAVAAGFVGVLVIIRPGFQTFEPALLLAFFASLLLALYFLLTRKVAGVDDPRTSLFYTSIVGAVVLSFLVPLWWKTPDALQWLLLISMGAFGAIGHFLLIKAYTLITASELSPWLNAQVVAATLFSVFLFQDVLGWNFFVGSGLIVGAGLLLWLHNRRSQKPPI; encoded by the coding sequence ATGAAAAACCGCCCTGCCTTGCTCGCCATCGTCCTTACGATTATTGCTTCTGTGATTCTGGCGGGCATGGATTCGCTGGGGAAAGGCCTGATGCGTGAGTTTTCGACCTTTCAGGTGACTTGGGCGCGGTTCTTATTCCACAGTATTATTGTGTCGTTGCTGTTTTATGGGCAGGGTGTGCGGGATTTTGCCGTGACCCGTGCGCCGAAAACGCAGTTGTTGCGCGGCTTGTGTATGGTTGGCATCAATACTTTGCTGTACATGGCGATCAAGACGGTAAGTCTGGCGGAAGCGACGGCGTTGATGTATTTGTCGCCGGTACTCGTCACCTTATTCGCAGGTGTCTTCTTGGGGGAACGGATTCTGCCGCGTCATTTGTTGGCGGTGGCGGCTGGGTTTGTCGGGGTGCTGGTGATTATTCGCCCCGGTTTCCAGACTTTTGAACCGGCGTTGTTGTTGGCATTTTTTGCCTCACTGCTGTTGGCGCTGTATTTTCTGCTGACCCGTAAAGTGGCGGGGGTGGATGATCCGCGTACTTCGCTGTTTTATACCTCGATTGTCGGCGCGGTGGTGTTGAGTTTCCTTGTGCCGTTGTGGTGGAAAACGCCCGATGCGCTGCAATGGCTGCTGCTGATCAGCATGGGCGCGTTCGGGGCGATTGGGCATTTCCTGCTGATCAAAGCGTATACGCTGATCACCGCGTCGGAACTGTCGCCTTGGCTGAATGCGCAGGTGGTGGCGGCGACGTTGTTCAGTGTGTTCCTGTTTCAGGACGTGCTGGGGTGGAATTTCTTTGTGGGAAGTGGGCTGATCGTGGGCGCGGGGCTGCTGTTGTGGTTGCATAACCGGCGGAGTCAGAAGCCCCCTATCTAG
- a CDS encoding prenyltransferase, producing MTQEPDERLRQQPLLRYWLAIRPGFLAASIVPALVGAIAAWSQQQVLNGGLLALTLLAVILVHAGMNVLNDYYDEQNGTDRRNTQRLFPFTGGSRFIQNGVLSAGETLVFGACLSAAAMLVGVGLAWHSGMELLWIGAVGLLIGWGYSAPPLRLNSRGLGEPMIALSFGILTPLGAWFVQTGSLAWYPLLSSLPLSLLLMNILLINQFPDCEADAASGKHHWVVRFGVETAAKIYLSTVLLATLLLVSWVMLDVLPPMALLSALPLGISLRAGLQLMEHAHAPHKLEPAIKMTIGSAVLHGMLLSLALGLSGFG from the coding sequence ATGACACAAGAGCCTGACGAGCGTTTACGGCAACAGCCATTGTTGCGTTACTGGCTGGCTATCCGCCCCGGATTTTTAGCCGCCAGTATTGTGCCTGCACTCGTCGGTGCAATAGCCGCGTGGTCACAACAGCAAGTATTGAATGGTGGATTGTTGGCACTGACACTGCTGGCGGTCATACTGGTACACGCGGGCATGAATGTGTTGAATGATTACTACGACGAGCAAAATGGTACAGATCGACGCAATACCCAACGCCTGTTTCCGTTTACTGGAGGCAGCCGCTTTATCCAGAACGGTGTTTTGAGTGCGGGGGAAACCTTGGTGTTCGGGGCGTGCCTATCGGCAGCGGCAATGCTGGTTGGTGTGGGCTTGGCATGGCACAGCGGCATGGAATTGCTGTGGATTGGGGCAGTGGGCTTACTCATTGGCTGGGGCTATTCCGCCCCGCCGTTGCGTTTAAATAGCCGGGGATTGGGCGAGCCGATGATTGCTTTGAGCTTTGGCATCCTGACACCGTTAGGGGCGTGGTTTGTGCAAACGGGTAGCTTGGCTTGGTATCCGTTGCTAAGCAGTTTACCGCTGTCCTTATTGCTGATGAACATCTTGCTAATCAATCAGTTTCCCGACTGTGAAGCCGATGCAGCCAGTGGCAAACACCATTGGGTAGTGCGTTTCGGGGTGGAAACAGCAGCGAAAATTTATTTATCCACGGTATTGTTAGCAACGTTATTGCTGGTGTCATGGGTAATGCTGGATGTGTTGCCGCCGATGGCGTTGCTGAGTGCGCTACCATTGGGCATCTCCCTGCGTGCCGGTTTGCAACTAATGGAACATGCGCACGCACCACACAAACTTGAACCGGCGATTAAGATGACCATTGGCAGCGCGGTTTTGCACGGAATGCTGCTCAGCCTTGCATTGGGGCTGTCTGGGTTCGGTTAA
- a CDS encoding ABC-F family ATPase: protein MLVAANVTIQFGAKPLFDNVSVKFGDGNRYGLIGANGSGKSTFMKILCGQLEPTAGNVSKDPHERIAYLRQDQFGFEDVRVLDVVLMGHEEMWKVMSAKDAIYANMEATEDDYMKAAELEGQFAEMDGYTAESRAGELLLAVGIPIEQHNGPMSQVAPGWKLRVLLCQALFANPDILLLDEPTNNLDINTIRWLEETLNNRNSTMIIISHDRHFLNQVCTHTADLDFGKIQIYAGNYDDFMEASTQARERQANANAKAKDRILELQDFVRRFSANKSKAKQATSRRKLIEKLKPEDIKPSSRQYPWIRFEYDEKERLHRFAVEVNNLTFAYDGMEKPLINNFTFAIEAGEKVGIIGENGVGKTTLLKLLEGKLQPQKGSVKWAEKVRISTYEQDHEDDFKSDISLTDWMADFVRKSGYEGEDAETQNRGTLGRLLFGGDTVKKPVRVLSGGEKGRMIFGRMMLSRTNVMLMDEPTNHLDMESIESLNGALDKYDGTLMFVSHDRVFVGSLATRIFDVKGDGTIVDYRGTYEEYLSSQGLD from the coding sequence ATGCTAGTTGCTGCCAATGTCACCATCCAGTTCGGTGCTAAACCGCTATTCGATAACGTTTCCGTCAAATTCGGCGACGGCAACCGTTATGGCTTAATCGGGGCAAATGGCTCCGGCAAATCCACTTTCATGAAAATCCTCTGCGGGCAATTAGAGCCAACAGCGGGTAACGTTTCCAAAGACCCGCACGAACGCATTGCCTATTTGCGCCAAGACCAGTTCGGTTTTGAAGACGTGCGCGTGCTGGATGTAGTGCTGATGGGGCACGAGGAAATGTGGAAAGTCATGTCCGCCAAGGACGCGATTTACGCCAATATGGAAGCCACCGAAGACGATTACATGAAAGCGGCGGAACTCGAAGGGCAGTTCGCGGAAATGGACGGCTACACCGCCGAATCGCGTGCCGGTGAATTGCTGCTGGCGGTCGGCATCCCCATCGAGCAGCACAACGGCCCGATGAGCCAAGTTGCCCCCGGTTGGAAATTGCGGGTATTGCTGTGCCAAGCCCTGTTCGCCAACCCTGACATTTTGTTGTTGGACGAACCGACCAACAACCTCGACATCAACACCATCCGCTGGTTGGAAGAAACGCTCAATAACCGCAACTCCACCATGATCATCATCTCGCATGACCGCCACTTTTTGAACCAAGTGTGTACCCACACGGCGGATTTGGACTTCGGCAAAATCCAGATTTACGCAGGTAACTACGACGACTTCATGGAAGCATCCACCCAAGCGCGTGAACGTCAAGCCAATGCCAACGCCAAGGCGAAAGACCGCATTCTGGAATTGCAAGATTTCGTGCGCCGCTTCTCCGCCAATAAATCCAAGGCGAAACAAGCGACTAGCCGCCGCAAGCTAATCGAAAAGCTCAAGCCGGAAGACATCAAACCTTCCAGCCGCCAATACCCGTGGATTCGTTTCGAGTACGACGAAAAAGAACGCCTGCACCGTTTCGCCGTGGAAGTGAACAACCTCACTTTCGCTTACGACGGCATGGAAAAACCACTGATCAACAACTTCACGTTTGCGATTGAAGCGGGTGAAAAAGTCGGTATTATCGGCGAAAACGGCGTGGGTAAAACCACCTTACTGAAATTGCTAGAAGGCAAGTTACAGCCACAAAAAGGCAGCGTCAAATGGGCTGAAAAAGTGCGCATTTCCACCTACGAGCAAGACCACGAAGACGATTTCAAAAGCGACATCAGCCTCACTGACTGGATGGCGGATTTCGTGCGCAAAAGCGGCTACGAAGGTGAAGACGCAGAAACCCAAAACCGTGGCACACTGGGACGATTGCTGTTCGGCGGCGACACCGTGAAAAAGCCAGTGCGCGTGCTTTCCGGTGGTGAAAAAGGCCGGATGATTTTCGGACGCATGATGCTCTCCCGTACCAACGTGATGTTGATGGACGAACCCACTAACCACTTGGACATGGAATCCATCGAATCCCTCAACGGTGCGCTGGATAAATATGACGGCACGCTGATGTTTGTGTCGCACGACCGTGTATTTGTTGGCTCCTTGGCAACCCGTATTTTCGACGTGAAAGGCGACGGCACGATTGTCGATTACCGTGGCACTTACGAAGAGTATTTGAGCAGCCAAGGATTGGATTAA
- a CDS encoding glutathione S-transferase family protein, giving the protein MHTPQKLELVSFKICPFVQRSVIALNLKGIEYSLTHINPHDAPDWFKAISPLGKVPVLLVDGTPLFESAVILEYLDEVYSPSLHPAAPLEKAQHRAWIEFCSELIGRQFRMLTAKDETAFNEARESLQQGLQRLETAVNVIGPFFAGNELKLVDTVYAPLFMRLSLARQLAGLELELSARLQTWSAALLGLEAVKTSVVEDFNDVFLNFLKMQESWLLARQQA; this is encoded by the coding sequence ATGCACACCCCGCAAAAGCTAGAACTGGTCAGTTTCAAAATTTGCCCGTTCGTACAGCGTTCCGTGATTGCCCTCAATCTGAAAGGGATCGAATACAGTCTCACTCACATTAACCCGCACGACGCACCCGACTGGTTCAAGGCCATTTCTCCGTTGGGCAAAGTACCCGTGTTACTGGTCGACGGCACACCACTATTCGAGTCCGCAGTGATTTTGGAGTATTTGGATGAAGTCTACTCGCCCAGCCTGCACCCAGCCGCCCCGCTAGAAAAGGCTCAGCATCGCGCTTGGATCGAATTTTGTTCCGAGTTAATCGGGCGACAGTTCCGTATGTTGACGGCCAAAGATGAAACCGCGTTTAACGAAGCCCGCGAATCCCTGCAACAAGGCTTACAGCGGTTGGAAACAGCAGTCAATGTCATCGGTCCGTTCTTCGCTGGTAATGAATTGAAATTAGTAGACACGGTTTACGCGCCGCTGTTTATGCGCTTATCACTGGCGCGTCAATTGGCGGGGCTGGAGCTGGAATTAAGTGCTCGCCTGCAAACTTGGAGTGCTGCCCTGTTGGGGTTGGAAGCGGTCAAAACCTCTGTCGTGGAAGACTTTAATGACGTATTCCTAAACTTCCTGAAAATGCAGGAAAGCTGGTTACTCGCCCGCCAGCAAGCTTAA
- a CDS encoding CBS domain-containing protein yields MKTVSDILAKKGTEILSISPTVTVIDAVKAMAQQKVGALLVLEAGKLRGIVSEQDYTRKVILTCLDAEQMLVQDIMTRQVVVTRPDQPVQEVMAIMTECRIRHLPVMHNGELVGLVSIGDLVKEIISEQQFIIAQLENYIHG; encoded by the coding sequence ATGAAAACCGTCAGCGATATTCTCGCCAAAAAAGGCACTGAAATACTCAGTATCAGCCCAACTGTCACCGTGATTGATGCCGTGAAAGCAATGGCACAGCAAAAAGTCGGCGCATTGCTGGTATTGGAAGCAGGCAAACTCAGAGGCATTGTGTCAGAGCAGGATTACACCCGCAAAGTGATCCTGACCTGCCTTGATGCCGAACAAATGTTGGTGCAAGACATTATGACGCGGCAGGTCGTGGTCACGCGACCCGACCAGCCGGTTCAGGAAGTGATGGCAATCATGACCGAGTGCCGCATCCGCCATTTGCCGGTGATGCACAATGGCGAATTGGTCGGGCTGGTTTCCATTGGCGATTTAGTCAAGGAAATCATCTCTGAGCAGCAGTTCATTATTGCGCAACTGGAAAACTATATTCACGGCTAG
- a CDS encoding type II toxin-antitoxin system Phd/YefM family antitoxin codes for MQVSIRELKTHLSHYLQQTRSGEAIDITSHRRIIARLQGIVSSENPGIQALLAQGATWSGRKPTGASLVVSHTEYSMSDLILDMRG; via the coding sequence ATGCAGGTTTCCATTCGTGAATTGAAGACACATTTATCGCATTATTTGCAGCAAACCCGTAGTGGTGAGGCAATCGACATCACCAGTCATCGGCGAATTATTGCGCGTTTGCAGGGTATTGTTAGCTCAGAGAACCCCGGCATTCAGGCGTTATTAGCTCAGGGAGCTACTTGGTCAGGGCGTAAACCTACGGGGGCAAGCTTGGTGGTTAGCCATACTGAATACAGCATGTCTGACCTCATTTTGGATATGCGCGGATGA
- a CDS encoding type II toxin-antitoxin system VapC family toxin: protein MILFCDTSALIKLYIVEAESLAVKELSAQAEAVAVSRIAWAEAFAALARRSREVPADMPSMEQAKLAIKADWPDFLVTDVSQTIVELAGEFADTFALRGYDSVQLATARHVQQVTQLPIQFACFDLRLNRAAKLLGMVTPFLKVN from the coding sequence ATGATTCTGTTTTGTGATACGTCAGCACTGATCAAATTGTATATTGTTGAAGCAGAAAGTTTGGCAGTGAAGGAGCTTTCCGCGCAGGCGGAAGCCGTTGCGGTAAGCCGCATTGCGTGGGCAGAAGCGTTTGCAGCATTAGCGCGGCGCAGCAGGGAAGTTCCCGCCGATATGCCAAGCATGGAACAGGCAAAGTTAGCCATTAAAGCTGATTGGCCTGATTTCTTGGTAACGGATGTAAGCCAAACGATTGTGGAATTGGCAGGTGAATTTGCCGATACGTTTGCGTTACGTGGTTATGACAGTGTGCAACTGGCGACGGCTAGGCATGTGCAACAAGTGACGCAATTACCCATTCAGTTTGCCTGTTTCGATTTGCGCTTGAACCGGGCAGCAAAGTTGTTGGGAATGGTTACACCTTTTTTGAAAGTTAACTGA
- the truC gene encoding tRNA pseudouridine(65) synthase TruC, giving the protein MLEILYRDEHLVAINKPSGLLVHRSLIDRHETRFAIQLTRDQIGQKVYPVHRLDKPTSGVLLFALDSDTARLINAQFTAGQVQKTYQAIARGFVPDSGVIDHPLREQLDALADAEADTDKDAQTALTHYRRLQAFEVPFAVDRHPTSRYSLVELCPKTGRKHQLRRHMKHISHHLIGDTTHGNGKHNRFFREQFGSTRLLLHATQLCLKHPHNDENLLIQANFPAEFHEVVRLLLSFEQ; this is encoded by the coding sequence ATGCTAGAAATCCTCTACCGCGATGAACATTTGGTGGCAATCAACAAACCCTCCGGCTTGTTGGTACACCGCAGCCTGATTGACCGCCACGAAACCCGTTTTGCGATTCAGCTTACTCGCGACCAAATTGGGCAGAAAGTTTACCCGGTGCATCGGCTGGATAAACCCACGTCGGGGGTATTGTTGTTCGCGCTTGATAGTGACACCGCACGGCTAATTAATGCTCAATTTACTGCCGGACAGGTGCAGAAAACCTACCAAGCCATTGCGCGTGGGTTTGTTCCCGACAGTGGGGTGATTGATCATCCCTTACGTGAGCAGTTGGATGCACTGGCGGATGCCGAGGCAGACACTGATAAAGACGCACAAACCGCGTTGACCCATTATCGGCGGTTGCAGGCGTTTGAAGTGCCGTTCGCAGTTGACCGTCATCCGACCAGCCGTTATTCCTTGGTGGAGCTATGCCCCAAAACAGGGCGCAAGCACCAATTACGCCGCCACATGAAGCATATTTCCCATCATTTGATCGGCGATACCACCCACGGCAATGGTAAACACAACCGTTTTTTCCGTGAGCAGTTCGGCAGTACCCGCTTATTGCTGCACGCCACGCAACTTTGTTTAAAACACCCGCACAATGATGAAAACTTGCTGATTCAAGCAAACTTCCCCGCAGAGTTTCATGAGGTGGTACGGTTATTGCTTTCCTTTGAGCAGTAA